In uncultured Propionivibrio sp., the sequence GACGGTCCAGCGATTCAGGGTGCCGTTATTGACTGAGGTCTGGAAATCGACGTTGCGCGAAGTGCCGAAACCTGGCGCCGAAAAACCGGCGTCGCGTGTCGTCGACTGATTGTTCGCCCGACCAGAGACAGCACTCGCGCTGACCGACGGCAACCACAGTGCCCGCGCCTGGTCGCGCCGTTTGGCGCCGGCCTCGGCATCGGCATGCGCCGCGGCGAACTCGGGATCGGCGTCGCGCGCCGCCTCCCATGCCTCCTGCAGGCTGATCGCTCCGGCCGACGGCATCAGCAAGGCGCCGGCCAGCAGCCAGGCGCCCTGTCCCAGGAATCGTTTCATGAATATCCTTTCAGCATCCCGGCGCAATGCCGAGCTTGCGCAACAGCCATTCCATCAGGCACCAGCCGGTCAGCCCGCTCTGCAGCAGATTCGCCCCGACGAAGGCGGTGAACGCCAGCCACCAGGCGCTGAGGAAGAGCGGACTGCCCTCAATGCCGAAGGCCAATGACAGGAGAATGAAGGCTCCGGCAATGATCCGGACGAGACGCCACGAAGTCATGATGGGCTCCTTTCGATCAGGTGCAGGCGGCCGTGATAGGCCATGAAATACAACAGGGGAATGACGATCAGCGTCAGCACCGTCGACACGAAGATGCCGAAGATCAGCGAGATCGCCAGGCCGTTGAAAATCGGGTCATCGAGAATGAAAAATGCGCCGAGCATGGCGGCGATGCCGGTCAGCGCGATCGGCTGGGCGCGGGTGATCGCCGAATTGACGACGGCCTCCTTGAAGGCGACGCCCTGGCGGACCTGCAGGTTGATGAAATCGACGAGCAGGATCGAATTGCGCACGATGATGCCGGCCAGCGCGATCATGCCGATCATGCTGGTCGCCGTGAATTGCGCGCCGAGCAATGCGTGACCCGGCATGACGCCGATGATCGTCAGCGGGATCGGCGCCATGATGACGAGCGGTGTCAGGTAGGAACCGAACTGCGCGACGACAAGCAGGTAGATCAGCACCAGGCCGACGGCATAGGCGATGCCCATGTCGCGGAAGGTCTCGTAGGTGATCTGCCATTCGCCGTCCCACTTGAGGCTGAAGCCGCGATACGGATCGCTTGGTGCGGCGACGAAGTACTCGCCGATCTGTCCGCCGTCGGGGGCGACGGTGGCGGCGATGCCCGAACGCGTCTCGAACATGCCGTAGAGCGGGCTATCGACGCGGCCGGCCATGTCGGCGACGACGAAATTCACCGGCAGGCCGTCCTTGTGATAGATCGGTTGTTCGCGCAAGGAATCGCTGACGGTCACCAGCTCCGCGAGCGGCACGCTGCGGCCGGCGGCACTCTTGACGCCGAGCTGCAGGAGCGCGTCGAGATTGCCCTGCGCCGCCACCGGCAGATGCAGCGACACCGGCGCCGGATACTTGCTCTGGTCGTGCAGATAGGCCGCCGCTTCGCCGGCCAGTCCGGCGCGCAAGGTCGCGACGATGGCGGCCTGCGGCACGCCGAGCGCCGACGCCTTGCGCCGGTCAATGACGAGCAGCTTGCGCGGCGCCTCGACGATACTGCTGTCATCGACATCGACGACGCCCGGCGTCTTCTCGAAGACGGCGCGGATCGCCTTGGCCACCTGACGGCGACCGGCGTCGCTCGGCCCATACACCTCGGCGACGATCGGCGCCAGCACCGGCGGCCCCGGCGGCACCTCGACGACCTTGACGTTGGCACCGAGGCGCTTGCCGATCTCCTGCAGCGCCGGCCGAACTCGCATGGCAATGGCATGACTCTGGGCGTCGCGGTGATGCTTGTCGACGAGATTGACCTGGATATCGCCGACGGCGCCGCCGCTGCGCAGGTAGTACTGGCGCACCAGCCCGTTGAAGTTGATCGGCGCCGCCGTGCCGGCGTACGCCTGATAGTGCATGACCTCAGGCACGGTCGCGAGATGCGCGCCGAGTTCGCGCAGGACGGCGGCAGTGCGCTCGACCGGCGCATCGGCCGGCATATCGACGACGACCTGGAATTCCGACTTGTTGTCGAAGGGCAGCATCTTCAGCTGCACCCAGCCGATCGCCGGCAGCAGCACGGCAAAGGCGATGAGGCCGAGTACCGCCAGTCCGAGCCTGGCGCGCTGCGTCTTGCCGCGCGCCTCGTCGAGGAAGGGCGAGAAGACGCGCAGGAAGAAGGGCGTGATCCGGGCCGCCAGCCCGGCGCCGCCGTGATGCCCGTGCTTGAGCCAGAGCCGCGCCAGCCAGGGCGTGACGACGAAGGCGACGGTCAGGGACAGCAGCATGCCCATGCTCGCGTTGATCGGGATCGGGCTCATGTACGGCCCCATCAGGCCGCCGACGAAGGCCATCGGCAGCAGCGCGGCAATCACCGTCAGCGTCGCCAGGATCGTCGGTCCGCCGACCTCGTCGACCGCTGGCGGGATGATCTCCTCAAGCGGCTTGTCGGGATCGAGCGCCTGGTGGCGGTGGATGTTCTCGACAACGACAATGGCATCATCGACGAGAATGCCGATCGAGAAGATCAGCGCGAACAGCGAGACGCGGTTGATGGTGAAGCCCCAGGCCCAGGAGGCGAACAGCGTCGCCGCCAGCGTCAGGATCACCGCCGTGCCGACGATCGCCGCCTCGCGCCGGCCGAGCGCGAAGAAGACGAGGATGACGACCGAGGCGGTCGCAAAGAGAAGCTTCTGAATCAGCTTCTGCGCCTTGTCGTTGGCGGTCTCGCCGTAGTTGCGCGTGACGCTGACTTCGACCGCTTCGGGAATCAGCGTGTTGCGCAGTTCATCGACGCGGCGGATGACGCGATCGGCGACCTCGACGGCATTCTGACCCGGCTTTTTGGTCACGGCGATCGTCACCGCCGGATATTCGGCGGCATCCTTGCCGGCAGTGCCGTGCCAGACGGTGCGCGTCGGCGGCGGCGCGCCATCGGAGACGGTCGCCACTTCGCGCAGGAAGACCGGCTTGCCGGCATTGACGCCGACGACGAGGTCGGCGACCGCCTGCGCGTTGTCGAGGAAAGGTCCGGCCTCGATGGCGACGGCACGATTGGCGGCGGTGAGTTCGCCGATCGGCATGCCGACATTGGCCGAGCGCAGCGTCGCGCCGAGTTCGGCGACGGTGACGCCATGCGCGGCGAGGCGCTGTGCATCGACCTCGACATTGATGGCACGGCCCGGTCCGCCGAGCGTCGTCACCTCACGCGTGCCGGCAACGCGTTTGACGTCGCTCTCGATACTGTGGGCCAGCCGTTCGAGATCGTAAGCGCCGATGCCATCGTCCTTGGACCAGAGCGTCAGCGAGACGATCGGCACGTCGTCGATGCCCTTCGGCTTGACGATCGGTTCGAGCACGCCGAGCCCCGGCGGCAGCCAGTCGCGGTTGCTCTGCAGCGTGTCGTGCAGGCGCACAAGCGCCTCGGTGCGCGGCACGCCGACCTCGAACTGCACGGTGACGATCGCCAGCCCCGGCCGCGCCACCAGCATCACGTGCTCGACGTTGGCGATCTGGCTCAGCACCTGCTCGGCCGGCATGCCGACCATCTGTTCGACATCCTTGGCCGAGGCGCCGGGAAACGGAATCAGCACATTGGCCATCGTCACATTGATCTGCGGCTCTTCCTCGCGCGGCGTGATGACGACGGCAAAGACGCCGAGCAGGAAGGCGACCAGCGCCAGCAGCGGCGTGATCTGCGCACGCTGGAAGAAGGCGGCGATGCGTCCGGAAATATTCAGTTCGCTGTGCATGATCCGTCCCATCGCTCAGCGGCTGCGCGCCGCGGCAAGCGGATCGACGGCGACGCGTTCGCCGGCCGACAGGCCGGACAGGATCTCGACCTCGTCACCGGCCACCGGCCCGGGCCGCACCTGGCGCAGATGCGCGCGGCCGTTGCCGTCGATGACGTACACGGCATTCAACTCGGCGCGTCGGAACGAAAGGCTTTGGCCGGCACAAAAAGCCGCTGCGTGGCGCCGGCCGCGACCGGCAAATGCACGCGTGCGAAAGTGCCCGGCAGGACGCCGCGCATCCCGACCGGCAGTTCCAGCCGCAGTTGCTGCGTGTGCGTCGCCGGATCGGCCGCCGGCAGCCACACCTGTTTCGCCGGATCGATCCCAGCGCTGCGCCTCGGGCGCACCGGGAAACTCGATACGCAGCTTGCCGCCGGGCACGGCGCGCTCGGCCTGGCTCTGCGGCACGACCGCGGTGACGCGCAGGACGGCCGGGTCATGGAGGGTCATCAACGCCCGCCCCGGCATCGCCATGTCGCCCAGCGTGACCGACACGTCGGTAACGACGCCGGCATAAGGCGCCGACAGCGTGAAGAATCCGGTCTGCACGCGCGAGGCCTGCGCCTGCGCACCGGCGGCGTCGGCCTGTGCCCGCGCGGCGCGGTACTGCGCCTCGGCGCGCTCCATCGCCGCCGCGCTGATGTACTCCTTCTCGAAAAGCTGCTTCTGCCGCGCGTAGTCCTTGCTGGCGACCTCGAATGCGGTCCGCGCCGCCTCGGCCTGCGCGCCGCTGGCGACGCTGGCCTGGTTGGCCGCACGCGCATCGATCTGCAGCAACATCTGGCCGCTGCGGACGACGTCGCCGGCCTTAACGCCGAGCTGACTGATGACGCCCGGCACCTGTGCCGAAACGACGGTCTGGCGCACTGCCTCGACAACACCCTCGGCAACATAGGTCGCGCCACCGCCATCCTGCCGCACCGGTACGCTGGCCGGCGGCTCGGCGCCGACGGCGATCGATGTCGCCGCCGCAGCCAGCAGCGCCAACAGGCCGCGCCTGACGCGTCCCGGCATCACCGTTTGAATGTTCATTCTCTTGTTCATGCCTATTCCGATCGTCATGGTCAGCCGCGCTCCCCGGTGGGACAGAACACCTCGTACATCGTCCTAAGCACCTTCAACACCCGCTCGTCGCTGATCGAATAAAAAATATTCTTGCCTTCGCGCCGCGTCGCGACGAGGCCCTCGTTGCGCAGCACACCGAGCTGTTGCGACAGCGTCGGCTGATGGATGTCGAGCCGCTCCTCGAGATCGCTGACGCACAGCTCGCCGTTCGACAGCTGGCAGAGCAGCAACAGTCTGGACTCGTTGGCCAGCGCGCGCAGAACCGCCGTCGCCTCGCCGGCCGCGGTGTTCATCCGTTCGATACTCATTTTCTGGCTGGCCATACAACCCCGCATCCTGTGATTGACACCATCACTATACATATTTATATTATATCTGTCAATATATTGTTCGTCGTAAAGAACTGCGCACGTCGGGCGGCATCACCCCGCCACCACGAATGCACCCGCGCCTGGCGCGCCCTCCGGGCTACACCATCAGCATAGGACAAACAGGAATTAGCGCCAGCGTCGCGGACACGCCGGCGCGGCGAGGCCTAGTCGTTCTTCTTGCAGGTCGAGCAACCGAGCAAGGGATAGAGCGGACACCAGCCGAGCAGGCCGGTGGCGAGCGGTACCACCCCGACATAGGTCCAGGGCGCACCGATGCCGGCCAGTGCGCAGCCGAGCAGGACGACGCCAACAACGATCCGGGCCACC encodes:
- a CDS encoding efflux RND transporter periplasmic adaptor subunit — protein: MNKRMNIQTVMPGRVRRGLLALLAAAATSIAVGAEPPASVPVRQDGGGATYVAEGVVEAVRQTVVSAQVPGVISQLGVKAGDVVRSGQMLLQIDARAANQASVASGAQAEAARTAFEVASKDYARQKQLFEKEYISAAAMERAEAQYRAARAQADAAGAQAQASRVQTGFFTLSAPYAGVVTDVSVTLGDMAMPGRALMTLHDPAVLRVTAVVPQSQAERAVPGGKLRIEFPGAPEAQRWDRSGETGVAAGGRSGDAHAATAAGTAGRDARRPAGHFRTRAFAGRGRRHAAAFCAGQSLSFRRAELNAVYVIDGNGRAHLRQVRPGPVAGDEVEILSGLSAGERVAVDPLAAARSR
- a CDS encoding DUF2892 domain-containing protein, with product MTSWRLVRIIAGAFILLSLAFGIEGSPLFLSAWWLAFTAFVGANLLQSGLTGWCLMEWLLRKLGIAPGC
- a CDS encoding efflux RND transporter permease subunit encodes the protein MHSELNISGRIAAFFQRAQITPLLALVAFLLGVFAVVITPREEEPQINVTMANVLIPFPGASAKDVEQMVGMPAEQVLSQIANVEHVMLVARPGLAIVTVQFEVGVPRTEALVRLHDTLQSNRDWLPPGLGVLEPIVKPKGIDDVPIVSLTLWSKDDGIGAYDLERLAHSIESDVKRVAGTREVTTLGGPGRAINVEVDAQRLAAHGVTVAELGATLRSANVGMPIGELTAANRAVAIEAGPFLDNAQAVADLVVGVNAGKPVFLREVATVSDGAPPPTRTVWHGTAGKDAAEYPAVTIAVTKKPGQNAVEVADRVIRRVDELRNTLIPEAVEVSVTRNYGETANDKAQKLIQKLLFATASVVILVFFALGRREAAIVGTAVILTLAATLFASWAWGFTINRVSLFALIFSIGILVDDAIVVVENIHRHQALDPDKPLEEIIPPAVDEVGGPTILATLTVIAALLPMAFVGGLMGPYMSPIPINASMGMLLSLTVAFVVTPWLARLWLKHGHHGGAGLAARITPFFLRVFSPFLDEARGKTQRARLGLAVLGLIAFAVLLPAIGWVQLKMLPFDNKSEFQVVVDMPADAPVERTAAVLRELGAHLATVPEVMHYQAYAGTAAPINFNGLVRQYYLRSGGAVGDIQVNLVDKHHRDAQSHAIAMRVRPALQEIGKRLGANVKVVEVPPGPPVLAPIVAEVYGPSDAGRRQVAKAIRAVFEKTPGVVDVDDSSIVEAPRKLLVIDRRKASALGVPQAAIVATLRAGLAGEAAAYLHDQSKYPAPVSLHLPVAAQGNLDALLQLGVKSAAGRSVPLAELVTVSDSLREQPIYHKDGLPVNFVVADMAGRVDSPLYGMFETRSGIAATVAPDGGQIGEYFVAAPSDPYRGFSLKWDGEWQITYETFRDMGIAYAVGLVLIYLLVVAQFGSYLTPLVIMAPIPLTIIGVMPGHALLGAQFTATSMIGMIALAGIIVRNSILLVDFINLQVRQGVAFKEAVVNSAITRAQPIALTGIAAMLGAFFILDDPIFNGLAISLIFGIFVSTVLTLIVIPLLYFMAYHGRLHLIERSPS
- a CDS encoding DUF2892 domain-containing protein, which codes for MKSNVGGIDKVARIVVGVVLLGCALAGIGAPWTYVGVVPLATGLLGWCPLYPLLGCSTCKKND
- a CDS encoding metalloregulator ArsR/SmtB family transcription factor, which translates into the protein MASQKMSIERMNTAAGEATAVLRALANESRLLLLCQLSNGELCVSDLEERLDIHQPTLSQQLGVLRNEGLVATRREGKNIFYSISDERVLKVLRTMYEVFCPTGERG